The Chloroflexota bacterium genome includes a region encoding these proteins:
- a CDS encoding ABC transporter permease, with protein sequence MVPPSQATWRRSWVVENLLSALRASAQVLRQDRFALAGALIYAFFLLVAILAPYIAPYDPQSIVTDEAGTWMANQKPSAQFLLGTTNVGRDIFSQLVYGARAALLVGFTAALAVAIIGTLVGLIAGYYGGMVDTILMRITDVAFGIPFLPLVIVLVAFLEPSIWNTVAAMALLLWRDSGRVIRAQVLTVRERSFVEAARVTGASDLRIIFLYIAPNILPLTFLYGSLAVGWAILTEAAVSFLGFGDPNTISWGYMLQDAYVSQAMARQAYYWFIPPGLCIMLTVMAGFFIGRGFEEVLFPRLQRQ encoded by the coding sequence ATGGTCCCTCCCTCTCAAGCGACATGGCGTCGTTCGTGGGTGGTCGAGAACCTGCTCAGCGCGCTGAGGGCCTCGGCCCAGGTGCTGCGACAGGACCGCTTCGCGCTGGCGGGGGCGCTGATCTACGCCTTCTTCCTGCTCGTGGCGATTCTGGCGCCCTACATCGCGCCCTACGATCCCCAATCCATCGTCACGGACGAGGCGGGCACCTGGATGGCCAACCAGAAGCCCTCCGCCCAGTTCCTGCTGGGGACCACCAACGTCGGACGCGATATCTTCTCCCAGCTCGTGTATGGCGCGCGGGCGGCCCTGCTGGTCGGCTTCACGGCCGCGCTGGCGGTCGCCATCATCGGGACGTTGGTCGGGCTGATCGCCGGGTACTACGGCGGCATGGTGGACACCATCCTGATGCGCATCACCGATGTCGCCTTCGGCATCCCGTTCCTCCCCCTGGTCATCGTCCTGGTCGCCTTCCTGGAGCCCAGCATCTGGAACACGGTGGCGGCTATGGCGCTGCTCCTGTGGCGCGACTCCGGGCGGGTGATCCGGGCGCAGGTGCTGACGGTGCGCGAGCGCAGCTTTGTGGAGGCGGCGCGGGTCACCGGGGCCAGCGACCTGCGGATCATCTTCCTGTACATCGCGCCCAATATCCTGCCGCTCACCTTCCTGTACGGATCGCTGGCCGTCGGCTGGGCGATCCTGACGGAGGCGGCGGTCAGCTTCCTGGGCTTCGGCGACCCGAACACCATCAGCTGGGGGTACATGTTGCAGGACGCCTACGTCTCGCAGGCGATGGCGCGCCAGGCCTACTACTGGTTCATCCCGCCGGGCCTGTGCATCATGCTGACGGTGATGGCCGGATTCTTCATCGGGCGAGGCTTTGAGGAAGTGCTCTTCCCGAGATTGCAACGGCAATGA
- a CDS encoding ABC transporter permease, with translation MQQGRWRYLVGRLLQSVLVLWVVVTILFLIFRLAPGNPLVAYIDPTFTEEQQQILLHQFGLDRPLWVQYFIYLGNLLKGELGQSFFYRDSVSQLVWEAFPNTILLTGVALVLAYIAGVIGGIIMAWRRGTWLEKIGITFTLMTRAAPEFWVGMIALTIFSFTLGWFPSSGATSPGTIYESELEKILSLDFWRHLALPALTMALYLHGLPLLLMRNNMLDVLEEDFIVMARMKGLSEWRIMLRHAARNALLPVVTAMALGVGYSIGGNVVIENVFGWPGIGRLLVRAVGASDYPLAQGAFFLIAVVMVVMNLVADLLYGLLDPRVSTARRVGG, from the coding sequence ATGCAACAAGGACGCTGGCGTTACCTGGTCGGGCGTCTGCTGCAAAGCGTCCTGGTCTTGTGGGTGGTGGTGACCATACTGTTCCTGATCTTTCGGCTGGCGCCGGGGAACCCATTGGTGGCCTATATCGACCCCACCTTCACGGAAGAGCAGCAGCAGATCCTGCTCCACCAGTTCGGGCTCGATCGGCCGCTATGGGTGCAATATTTCATCTACCTCGGCAACCTGCTGAAGGGAGAGCTTGGGCAATCATTCTTCTATCGTGATTCCGTATCTCAACTGGTGTGGGAGGCCTTCCCCAACACCATCCTGCTGACCGGCGTGGCCCTGGTATTGGCCTACATCGCAGGCGTGATCGGGGGCATCATCATGGCGTGGCGGCGGGGAACCTGGCTGGAGAAGATCGGGATCACCTTCACCCTGATGACCCGTGCCGCCCCCGAGTTCTGGGTCGGCATGATCGCCCTGACCATCTTCTCCTTCACCCTGGGCTGGTTCCCCTCATCGGGGGCCACCAGCCCGGGCACGATCTACGAGTCCGAGCTGGAGAAGATCCTCTCCCTGGACTTCTGGCGCCACCTGGCGCTGCCCGCCCTGACCATGGCGCTGTACCTGCACGGCCTCCCCCTGCTCCTCATGCGCAACAACATGCTGGACGTGCTGGAGGAGGACTTCATCGTCATGGCGCGCATGAAGGGGCTCTCCGAGTGGCGGATCATGTTGCGCCACGCCGCCCGGAACGCGCTGCTCCCCGTGGTGACCGCGATGGCGCTGGGGGTGGGCTACAGCATCGGCGGCAACGTCGTGATCGAGAACGTCTTCGGCTGGCCCGGCATCGGCCGCCTGCTGGTGCGAGCCGTCGGCGCCAGCGATTACCCGCTGGCCCAGGGGGCCTTCTTCCTGATCGCCGTGGTGATGGTCGTCATGAACCTGGTGGCCGATCTGCTATACGGGCTGTTGGATCCCCGAGTCTCCACCGCCAGGAGGGTAGGAGGATGA
- a CDS encoding ABC transporter ATP-binding protein — MVLLEVKDLKIYYDTTRGSVKAVDGVSFSLKQGQHLGLIGESGCGKTTVGRAIVRVLPRNAQIVGGEIRFRDRDLLSLSEREMRQVRWRDIAIIPQSSMDALDPVYRVGDQVIEVLVERGGYDRSSARERAVELFQLVGLDPDRLRYYPHEFSGGMKQRAVIAMSLALDPALIIADEPVTALDVIVQHQVLQRFRDLQERLSLSVLMITHDMSVVAQTCDSVVVMYAGKIMEWGDVDQIFYRPFHPYTLGLKQAFPNLAQPRDVLISIEGYLPDLIDPPPGCRFADRCPFVLSRCREEAPSLIQVEDGHWVACHRVEDVEELRVRAQEVETWQTLA, encoded by the coding sequence ATGGTGCTATTAGAGGTAAAGGACCTGAAGATCTATTACGATACCACTCGCGGTTCGGTCAAGGCCGTGGACGGCGTGAGCTTCTCCTTGAAGCAGGGGCAGCATCTGGGGCTGATCGGAGAGAGCGGCTGCGGCAAGACCACCGTCGGACGGGCGATCGTGCGCGTGCTGCCTCGAAACGCCCAGATCGTGGGCGGCGAGATCCGCTTTCGCGATCGGGATCTGCTCTCGCTGAGCGAGCGGGAGATGCGCCAGGTCCGCTGGCGTGACATCGCCATCATCCCGCAATCGTCCATGGACGCTCTGGACCCCGTCTACCGGGTGGGAGATCAGGTCATCGAGGTGTTGGTGGAGCGCGGCGGATACGATCGCTCCTCGGCCCGGGAGCGCGCGGTGGAGCTCTTCCAGCTGGTGGGGCTCGATCCCGACCGGTTGCGCTACTACCCACACGAGTTCAGCGGCGGGATGAAGCAGCGCGCCGTGATCGCCATGTCGCTGGCGCTGGATCCGGCGTTGATCATCGCCGACGAGCCGGTGACCGCGCTGGACGTGATCGTCCAGCACCAGGTGCTCCAGCGCTTTCGGGATCTGCAAGAGCGGCTCTCCCTCTCGGTCCTGATGATCACGCACGACATGTCGGTGGTCGCGCAGACGTGCGACTCGGTGGTCGTCATGTACGCCGGGAAGATCATGGAATGGGGAGACGTGGACCAGATCTTCTACCGCCCCTTCCACCCCTACACGTTGGGCCTGAAACAGGCCTTTCCCAACCTGGCGCAGCCCCGGGATGTGCTGATCTCCATCGAGGGATACCTGCCGGACCTGATCGACCCGCCGCCGGGATGCCGGTTCGCCGATCGCTGTCCCTTTGTGCTCTCCCGCTGCCGCGAGGAGGCGCCCTCGCTGATCCAGGTCGAGGATGGGCACTGGGTCGCCTGCCATCGAGTGGAGGACGTGGAGGAGTTGAGAGTTCGGGCGCAGGAGGTGGAGACGTGGCAGACGCTCGCGTAG